Proteins encoded in a region of the Xiphophorus couchianus chromosome 11, X_couchianus-1.0, whole genome shotgun sequence genome:
- the LOC114153042 gene encoding claudin-4-like has protein sequence MPSFGLELAGIGLSVVGWLLSIVSCALPMWRVSAFIGANIVTAQVYWEGLWMSCVFQSTGQMQCKVYDSMLALPQDLQAARALTIITILLGVVALLISMVGAKCTNCIEEEAVKARVMVSSGVAFIVSALAQIVPVSWSAHTIIMEFYNPVVPSGQKMEIGAALYLGWAAAALLLIGGALLCCSCPPQEEKALRYTVAPHSRVAYSAAPRSTAQSSYTRRDYV, from the coding sequence ATGCCGTCATTTGGACTTGAGCTGGCTGGCATCGGCCTGTCAGTGGTGGGCTGGCTGCTGAGCATCGTCAGCTGCGCTCTGCCCATGTGGAGGGTCTCTGCCTTCATCGGCGCCAACATCGTCACCGCTCAGGTGTACTGGGAGGGTCTGTGGATGAGTTGTGTGTTTCAGAGCACCGGCCAGATGCAGTGCAAGGTCTACGACTCTATGCTGGCCCTCCCTCAAGACCTGCAGGCCGCCAGGGCcctcaccatcatcaccatcctCCTGGGTGTCGTGGCGCTCCTCATCTCCATGGTGGGAGCCAAGTGTACCAACTGCATCGAGGAAGAGGCCGTCAAAGCCAGGGTGATGGTGTCCTCGGGCGTGGCGTTCATCGTGTCGGCCCTGGCGCAGATTGTGCCCGTTTCCTGGTCTGCACACACCATCATTATGGAGTTCTACAATCCAGTTGTCCCGTCTGGGCAGAAGATGGAGATCGGAGCAGCGTTGTACCTGGGATGGGCCGCCGCAGCCCTGCTCCTGATCGGCGGTGCCCTCCTCTGCTGTAGTTGCCCCCCACAGGAGGAGAAGGCACTAAGGTACACCGTAGCGCCTCACAGCCGTGTAGCGTACTCCGCCGCTCCGAGATCAACGGCCCAAAGCTCGTACACCAGAAGAGACTATGTCTAA
- the LOC114153776 gene encoding claudin-like protein ZF-A89 → MVSTGFQILGSALGIIGWIGAIIVCALPMWKVTAFIGSNIVTSQITWQGIWMDCVVQSTGQMQCKVYDSMLALTSDLQAARALVVISILVGIMAILLCIAGGKCTNCVENENAKIKVGITSGVMFIIAAVLCLIPVCWTAHTIIQDFYNPVLVQAQKRELGASLYIGWGASALMLIGGAMLCSNCPKDETGYSAQYKAGKSEYTAARSDYSSVSGKDRV, encoded by the coding sequence ATGGTTTCTACTGGGTTCCAGATCCTGGGCTCTGCTCTGGGGATCATAGGCTGGATCGGCGCCATCATCGTGTGTGCCCTTCCCATGTGGAAGGTTACCGCTTTCATCGGCAGCAACATTGTCACGTCACAGATCACCTGGCAGGGGATCTGGATGGACTGCGTGGTCCAGAGCACGGGCCAAATGCAGTGCAAAGTCTACGACTCCATGCTGGCCCTGACCTCCGACCTCCAGGCGGCCCGGGCGCTCGTGGTCATCTCCATCCTGGTGGGCATCATGGCCATCCTGCTGTGCATAGCAGGGGGGAAGTGCACCAACTGTGTCGAGAATGAGAATGCAAAGATCAAGGTGGGCATTACTTCTGGCGTCATGTTCATAATAGCTGCGGTCCTCTGCCTCATCCCTGTCTGCTGGACGGCCCACACCATCATCCAGGACTTTTACAACCCTGTACTGGTCCAGGCCCAGAAGAGAGAGCTGGGGGCCTCGCTCTACATCGGCTGGGGCGCGTCTGCTTTGATGCTGATCGGCGGAGCAATGCTCTGCAGCAACTGCCCCAAAGATGAAACCGGCTACTCCGCGCAGTACAAGGCTGGAAAATCAGAGTACACGGCTGCCAGGTCCGACTACTCCAGCGTTTCAGGGAAAGACCGTGTTTAA
- the LOC114152799 gene encoding claudin-like protein ZF-A89, which translates to MASLGLQILGVALAIIGWLGNILICALPLWRVTAFIGNNIVVAQSIWEGLWMSCVVQSTGQMQCKVYDSLLALPPDLQAARAMIVISILFSFFGLLLSVVGGKCTTCIEDETAKARVCISAGVFFLLSGALCLVTVSLPANTIIKDFYNPMIPDAQRRELGACLYVGWGAAGLLLIGGALLCCQCPSGREHYNGVKYTAPKSTTPGKEFV; encoded by the coding sequence ATGGCGTCTTTAGGGTTGCAGATTCTTGGGGTTGCTCTGGCCATTATCGGATGGTTGGGGAACATCCTGATCTGCGCGCTGCCACTATGGAGAGTCACTGCCTTCATTGGCAACAACATTGTGGTGGCTCAGAGCATCTGGGAAGGCCTGTGGATGAGCTGCGTGGTGCAGAGCACAGGCCAGATGCAGTGCAAAGTCTACGACTCCCTTCTGGCTCTGCCTCCAGACCTCCAGGCGGCTCGGGCCATGATCGTCATCTCcatcctcttctctttcttcGGCCTGCTGCTGTCTGTGGTTGGTGGGAAATGCACCACCTGCATCGAGGATGAAACAGCCAAAGCTAGAGTGTGCATCTCTGCTGGGGTTTTCTTCCTCCTGAGCGGAGCGCTGTGCCTTGTGACCGTCTCTCTGCCGgccaacaccatcatcaaggACTTTTACAACCCAATGATTCCTGATGCTCAGAGGAGGGAGCTGGGCGCCTGCCTGTATGTGGGCTGGGGGGCAGCGGGACTCTTACTGATCGGCGGGGCACTGCTGTGCTGTCAGTGCCCGTCAGGAAGAGAGCACTACAACGGAGTAAAGTACACTGCGCCGAAATCCACAACGCCAGGGAAGGAGTTTGTCTGA
- the LOC114152798 gene encoding claudin-4-like: MASQGLQILGILLSFIGWLGSIFTCVLPMWRVTAFVGANIVTAQVIWEGLWMSCVVQSTGQMQCKVYDSMLALSQDLQAARAMVIISVIVGVFGMLMAIAGGKCTNCMDDEASKAKACIVSGVIFIITALLIMIPVSWSAHNAIRDFYNPLVTAAQRRELGAALYIGWGSAALLLLGGGLLCNNCPPKDNRPYIPAKFGLARTVSSNVDYV, from the coding sequence ATGGCTTCTCAGGGTCTTCAGATCCTTGGTATCCTCCTGTCCTTTATTGGATGGCTAGGCAGCATCTTCACCTGCGTTTTGCCCATGTGGAGGGTCACCGCTTTCGTTGGGGCAAACATCGTCACCGCGCAGGTGATCTGGGAAGGCCTGTGGATGAGCTGCGTGGTCCAGAGCACGGGGCAGATGCAGTGCAAGGTGTACGACTCCATGCTGGCGCTGTCTCAGGACCTGCAGGCTGCCAGGGCCATGGTGATCATCTCTGTGATTGTCGGCGTGTTTGGCATGCTCATGGCCATTGCTGGAGGGAAGTGCACCAACTGCATGGACGATGAGGCATCCAAAGCCAAAGCCTGCATCGTCTCTGGAGTAATCTTCATAATAACCGCCTTGCTGATCATGATTCCGGTGTCCTGGTCAGCTCACAATGCCATCAGGGATTTCTACAACCCCTTGGTGACGGCGGCACAAAGACGGGAGCTTGGCGCTGCGCTGTACATCGGTTGGGGCTCTGCAGCCCTGCTACTTTTAGGAGGCGGTCTGCTCTGCAACAACTGCCCCCCAAAGGACAACAGACCCTACATACCTGCAAAGTTTGGCCTGGCAAGAACAGTCTCATCAAATGTGGACTATGTGTGA